A stretch of the Planktothricoides raciborskii GIHE-MW2 genome encodes the following:
- the tpiA gene encoding triose-phosphate isomerase, which yields MRKIILAGNWKMYKTQAESLEFVDGFMPELENTPTEREVVLCVPFTNLSVMAANLQGTRVKLGAQNVHWENEGAYTGEISAPMLTEIGVNYVVIGHSERRQYFGETDETVNRRILAAQKHGLTPILCVGETKQQRDAGETESHIFSQLKQDLVGVDQSNLVIAYEPIWAIGTGDTCASEEANRVIGLIRSKLINSDVPIQYGGSVKPENIDEIMAQSEIDGVLVGGASLTPKSWSRIVNYQ from the coding sequence GTGAGAAAAATTATTCTGGCCGGTAACTGGAAAATGTATAAGACTCAGGCAGAGTCTCTGGAGTTTGTGGACGGATTTATGCCTGAGCTAGAGAATACTCCAACAGAGCGGGAAGTGGTGTTATGTGTTCCTTTCACAAATTTGAGTGTAATGGCGGCGAATTTGCAGGGAACTCGCGTGAAACTGGGGGCCCAAAATGTTCACTGGGAAAATGAAGGCGCTTATACCGGAGAAATTTCGGCTCCAATGCTGACGGAAATTGGCGTGAATTATGTGGTGATTGGTCACAGTGAACGCCGTCAGTATTTTGGTGAAACTGATGAGACGGTGAATCGGCGCATTTTAGCGGCGCAAAAACATGGCCTGACCCCGATTCTCTGTGTGGGTGAAACCAAGCAACAGCGGGATGCTGGAGAAACGGAATCTCATATTTTCAGCCAGTTGAAGCAAGATTTGGTCGGGGTTGACCAAAGTAATTTGGTGATTGCCTACGAACCGATTTGGGCGATCGGCACTGGAGATACTTGTGCCTCCGAGGAAGCTAATCGCGTGATTGGTTTGATTCGCTCCAAGCTGATTAATTCTGATGTACCGATTCAATATGGCGGTTCTGTGAAGCCAGAAAATATTGATGAAATTATGGCTCAGTCAGAAATCGATGGCGTATTGGTCGGGGGTGCCAGCCTGACGCCGAAGAGTTGGTCACGCATTGTGAATTATCAATAA
- the pgmB gene encoding beta-phosphoglucomutase, with amino-acid sequence MMYSSNLAKEHKNSLNLEESSTLPQIRGVIFDMDGVITDTIEYHYQTWQQLADEEGIPFNREANEELRGLSRRDSLIKMLGDREISEEKIQELLDRKNRYYLEFIQTMNSDQLLPGVENLLNELRAANIKTGIASASQNVHRVVDRLGIRDRIDVITNVYNVNRPKPAPDVFVYAAEELGLLPRECLVIEDAESGIEAALAAGMWVVGLGPGDRVGQAHIVLPNLEGVHWSDLLLAIQSLR; translated from the coding sequence ATGATGTATTCTTCTAACTTGGCAAAAGAGCATAAAAATTCCCTGAATCTGGAGGAAAGTTCTACTCTGCCCCAAATCCGAGGGGTGATTTTTGATATGGATGGGGTGATTACAGATACCATCGAATATCATTATCAAACTTGGCAACAATTAGCGGATGAAGAAGGCATTCCTTTTAACCGAGAAGCTAATGAGGAATTACGGGGATTATCTCGGCGAGATTCTTTAATAAAAATGCTCGGCGATCGGGAAATTTCTGAGGAAAAAATTCAAGAACTCTTAGATCGCAAAAATCGCTATTATTTAGAATTTATTCAAACAATGAATTCTGACCAGTTATTGCCCGGAGTCGAGAATTTATTAAATGAATTACGCGCCGCAAATATCAAAACCGGAATTGCTTCAGCCAGTCAAAATGTTCACCGGGTGGTGGACAGGTTGGGCATCCGCGATCGCATTGATGTGATTACAAATGTTTACAATGTGAATCGCCCTAAACCCGCCCCGGATGTCTTTGTTTACGCTGCGGAAGAGTTGGGTTTATTGCCCAGAGAATGTTTAGTCATCGAAGATGCCGAATCTGGCATAGAAGCGGCTTTAGCTGCGGGGATGTGGGTGGTGGGTCTCGGTCCTGGGGATCGCGTAGGACAAGCGCATATTGTGTTACCAAACCTGGAAGGAGTTCACTGGTCAGATTTGCTTTTGGCTATTCAAAGTCTGCGGTGA
- the folP gene encoding dihydropteroate synthase, translating into MHNQNSFPWGDRTYIMGVLNVTPDSFSDGGQFNTKSAAIAQAKSLIAGGADIIDIGGQSTRPGAEIISLDEELNRVVPIVQALRCGDDENPPIPDRILISVDTFRSEVAAAGINAGANIVNDITGGIADPQMLPLVAELGVPVILMHTRGTPQNMQQMTDYQDLIGEIYQFFQARIESAIARRINREQIIIDPGIGFAKNYEQNLEILRRLSEFKSLGLPILIGASRKSFIGKILDQPEPKKRVWGTAAACCAAIANGANIVRVHDLPEMWDVCRVADAIWKEKSL; encoded by the coding sequence ATGCACAATCAAAATTCATTTCCTTGGGGCGATCGCACCTATATTATGGGTGTGTTAAATGTCACCCCAGATAGTTTTAGTGATGGGGGTCAATTTAATACCAAATCAGCGGCGATCGCACAGGCAAAATCCCTGATTGCCGGTGGAGCCGATATAATTGATATCGGTGGGCAATCCACTCGACCCGGTGCAGAAATTATCTCCCTTGATGAAGAATTAAACCGGGTTGTGCCCATTGTCCAAGCCTTACGTTGCGGCGACGATGAGAATCCCCCAATTCCCGATCGCATTTTAATTTCTGTGGATACATTTCGCTCTGAAGTAGCCGCCGCTGGGATCAACGCTGGGGCAAATATTGTTAATGATATTACGGGTGGTATAGCCGATCCGCAAATGTTACCGTTAGTCGCAGAATTGGGAGTGCCAGTAATCTTAATGCATACGAGGGGAACCCCGCAAAATATGCAACAGATGACGGATTATCAAGATTTAATTGGAGAAATTTATCAGTTTTTTCAAGCAAGAATTGAATCCGCGATCGCCCGGAGGATAAATCGGGAGCAAATTATCATTGATCCGGGCATTGGTTTTGCCAAAAATTATGAACAAAATTTAGAAATACTCAGACGATTAAGTGAGTTTAAATCCCTGGGATTACCGATTTTAATTGGCGCTTCTCGGAAAAGCTTTATTGGCAAAATATTAGACCAACCTGAACCAAAAAAACGAGTCTGGGGAACCGCTGCCGCTTGTTGTGCCGCGATCGCCAATGGAGCGAATATTGTCCGGGTTCACGACTTACCAGAAATGTGGGATGTTTGTCGGGTGGCTGATGCGATTTGGAAAGAAAAATCACTATAA
- the rfbB gene encoding dTDP-glucose 4,6-dehydratase: MTSSIKLPENRPPHRLLVTGGAGFIASNFVHYWCQHYPSDRVVVLDALTYAGNRQNLAALEEKPEFRFVEGNICDRALVSRLLAEEAIDTVAHFAAESHVDRSILGPDAFIQTNVVGTFTLLEAFRQHFGNLNSPENLRFLHVSTDEVYGSLGPDDPAFTETTPYAPNSPYSASKAGSDHLARAYYHTYKLPTLITNCSNNYGPYHFPEKLIPLMCINILLGKPLPVYGDGQNVRDWLYVEDHCSALDHVIHLGKPGETYNIGGNNEVKNLDLVKMLCKLMDETAENLPVKPSDQLITFVTDRPGHDRRYAMNATKIKTELGWSPSVTVEEGLRKTVQWFLTNQDWWQPLLSDKYQDYYKQVYDQSWTAKSEK; this comes from the coding sequence ATGACATCTAGCATCAAACTACCAGAAAATCGCCCGCCACATCGCTTACTGGTCACGGGAGGCGCCGGGTTTATTGCTTCAAACTTTGTCCATTACTGGTGCCAACATTACCCTAGCGATCGAGTGGTAGTGTTGGACGCTTTAACCTATGCGGGAAATCGTCAGAATTTAGCGGCGTTAGAAGAAAAACCAGAGTTTCGGTTTGTAGAGGGAAATATCTGCGATCGCGCCCTGGTCAGTCGCCTTTTAGCCGAAGAAGCCATTGATACTGTAGCCCACTTTGCCGCCGAATCCCACGTCGATCGCTCCATCCTTGGCCCCGATGCATTTATTCAAACCAATGTGGTAGGAACTTTCACCCTTTTAGAAGCATTCCGGCAGCATTTTGGCAATCTCAATTCACCGGAAAATCTGCGTTTTCTCCACGTTTCCACCGACGAAGTTTACGGCAGTCTTGGCCCAGACGATCCGGCTTTTACGGAAACCACTCCCTACGCCCCAAATAGTCCTTATTCTGCCTCTAAAGCCGGTAGCGATCACCTAGCCCGCGCCTACTATCACACTTACAAACTGCCCACCTTAATTACTAATTGTTCCAATAATTATGGGCCTTATCACTTCCCCGAAAAGCTGATTCCTTTAATGTGTATCAACATTTTACTAGGCAAACCGTTGCCCGTTTATGGCGATGGGCAAAATGTAAGGGATTGGCTGTATGTGGAAGACCATTGTAGTGCTTTAGATCATGTGATTCACCTCGGTAAACCAGGGGAAACTTACAACATTGGCGGCAACAATGAGGTAAAAAATTTAGACTTAGTAAAAATGCTCTGTAAACTGATGGATGAAACGGCAGAAAATTTGCCTGTTAAGCCCAGCGATCAGTTAATTACTTTTGTCACGGATAGACCAGGACATGACCGGCGTTATGCCATGAATGCCACCAAGATTAAAACTGAATTAGGCTGGAGTCCTTCTGTCACCGTTGAAGAAGGTTTACGCAAAACCGTTCAGTGGTTTTTAACCAATCAAGATTGGTGGCAACCCTTGTTATCGGATAAATATCAAGACTATTACAAGCAGGTTTACGATCAATCCTGGACAGCCAAATCAGAGAAATAG
- a CDS encoding HhoA/HhoB/HtrA family serine endopeptidase, producing the protein MRGSKSSISGLQLGSYLLTFVLGVGLAFSTLRVLSSEASPPATASNSPVSSSLVALQPSPAPIQAGSFVASAVEQVGPAVVRIDTERTVTRQMDPLFEDPFFRRFFGDQMIPQVPQQELQRGQGSGFIIDREGIVLTNAHVVSQADKVTVTLKDGRTFEGEVAGIDEVIDLAVVKINPRGENLPLAKLGDSSNIRVGDWAIAVGNPLGLNNTVTLGIISTLSRSSAEAGIPDKRIDFIQTDAAINPGNSGGPLLNERGEVIGINTAIRADANGIGFAIPINQAKDVKDILAKGGEVPHPYVGIQMVTLTPELAKQNNNDPNSTIFLPETNGVLVMRVMPNTPAEAAGIRRGDVITKVENKAVSTAAQLQEIVARSNVNQSLRFEIQRGSQSLTLTVRTAQLRNAS; encoded by the coding sequence ATGCGTGGTTCAAAGTCTTCTATTTCTGGGTTACAACTAGGCAGTTATCTTCTCACCTTCGTTTTAGGCGTGGGGTTAGCCTTTAGCACTTTGCGGGTGCTATCTTCCGAAGCATCTCCCCCAGCAACCGCCTCAAATTCTCCGGTATCCAGCAGTTTGGTCGCTCTTCAGCCCTCACCTGCCCCGATTCAAGCTGGTAGTTTTGTGGCCTCAGCAGTGGAACAAGTCGGCCCAGCGGTGGTGAGAATTGATACCGAACGCACAGTCACTCGGCAAATGGATCCGTTGTTTGAAGACCCATTTTTCCGCCGCTTTTTTGGCGACCAAATGATTCCACAGGTCCCCCAACAAGAACTGCAACGCGGTCAAGGATCTGGCTTTATCATCGATCGCGAGGGCATCGTCCTCACCAATGCCCACGTGGTGAGTCAAGCGGATAAAGTCACCGTCACCCTCAAAGACGGACGCACTTTTGAAGGAGAGGTGGCGGGAATTGACGAGGTGATTGATTTAGCAGTGGTCAAAATTAATCCGCGTGGGGAAAATTTACCCTTAGCTAAATTAGGAGATTCTTCTAATATTCGAGTGGGGGATTGGGCGATCGCCGTGGGCAACCCCTTGGGATTAAATAATACTGTCACCCTGGGAATCATCAGCACCTTATCTCGGTCTTCGGCGGAAGCGGGAATCCCTGATAAACGAATCGACTTTATTCAAACTGATGCGGCCATTAATCCCGGTAACTCTGGCGGTCCATTGCTCAACGAACGCGGCGAAGTGATTGGGATTAATACCGCAATTCGGGCTGATGCCAATGGGATTGGTTTTGCGATTCCGATTAACCAAGCCAAAGATGTGAAAGATATCCTAGCCAAAGGTGGAGAAGTTCCCCATCCTTATGTTGGCATTCAGATGGTGACATTAACTCCTGAACTGGCCAAACAAAATAATAATGACCCGAATTCTACGATTTTCCTCCCAGAAACCAATGGCGTATTAGTCATGCGAGTGATGCCCAATACTCCTGCGGAAGCGGCGGGCATTCGTCGGGGAGACGTGATTACCAAGGTAGAAAATAAAGCCGTCTCCACTGCCGCTCAATTACAAGAAATTGTGGCCAGAAGTAATGTGAATCAAAGTTTACGCTTTGAAATTCAGCGGGGTTCACAGTCTCTTACCTTGACCGTGCGGACGGCGCAACTGCGAAACGCCTCATAA